A window of the Dioscorea cayenensis subsp. rotundata cultivar TDr96_F1 chromosome 14, TDr96_F1_v2_PseudoChromosome.rev07_lg8_w22 25.fasta, whole genome shotgun sequence genome harbors these coding sequences:
- the LOC120276182 gene encoding pentatricopeptide repeat-containing protein At1g43980, mitochondrial-like yields MLACRHGHGHLKLKLSTFSALIDQCLYLNPHNAFLSAESIHALLIKLAFQRHTFLANRLLSLYSRSGAVDRALRVFQEIPIKNTFSYNTLLGALWKAGLAELAQHLFDEMPQRDSVSWNSMISGYAASGMVAKSWAFLRRMQEDGVRASAFTFSIAASFVTSEWHCKQVHAAVVRNCFISLNTVVGNSLIDMYGRIGFVDYACHVFQGIEKPDILSWNSIIAVCGRSGHEDRALAWFKLMLVSVFLPDEFTMSALINACGDLGDIAKGEQLLARCFSLGCIANSIVCSAVIDMYSKCGRLYDAVQLFEEMTVWDSALCNSMISGYARNGLVLEALKLFVLALKKEIRPTEFTFASILGSSSCFGLMEQGMQIHCYALKSGFEAEMVVASALLDMYMKSGSLDSAIRVFSSMDAKDLVSWNAMIMGLAQHGQGVEALKMFRQLQVHGLQPDRITLLGALSACRYEALITEGNALFSSMVEKYGIVRDIEHYALMVDMFGQAGMLEKAINIIETMPFKPDESVWGLLLETCRIHGDLVFAEMVAKKALELEPRFALPYVVLAKIYETRGKWESMVRLRRSMKDRCVIKVRGHSWISIKNEIFVAKSRQILHFEGETIYTILNLLLLDMKRQGYVPEQHEIFENGEE; encoded by the coding sequence ATGCTTGCTTGCCGCCATGGCCATGGCCACTTGAAGCTCAAGCTCTCCACTTTCTCTGCTCTCATAGATCAATGCCTATATCTCAACCCCCACAACGCCTTCCTCTCCGCCGAGTCCATCCATGCGCTTCTCATCAAGCTCGCCTTTCAACGCCACACATTCCTTGCCAACCGCCTCCTCTCCCTCTACTCCCGCTCCGGCGCCGTCGATCGTGCGCTCCGTGTTTTCCAAGAAATTCCAATCAAGAACACCTTCAGTTACAACACGCTGCTAGGGGCGCTCTGGAAAGCCGGGCTTGCTGAGCTTGCGCAGCacctgtttgatgaaatgccgcAGAGAGACTCAGTGAGCTGGAATTCAATGATTTCAGGTTATGCAGCGAGTGGAATGGTTGCAAAGTCTTGGGCTTTCCTTCGCCGAATGCAAGAGGATGGAGTGAGAGCCAGTGCATTCACTTTCTCCATCGCTGCCTCCTTTGTCACCTCTGAATGGCATTGCAAGCAAGTGCATGCGGCCGTTGTCCGAAATTGCTTTATTTCATTGAACACTGTTGTTGGGAACTCCCTCATTGATATGTATGGGAGGATTGGCTTTGTGGATTATGCTTGTCATGTGTTTCAAGGCATTGAAAAACCCGACATTTTGTCGTGGAACTCTATCATCGCAGTTTGCGGAAGGTCAGGGCATGAGGATAGAGCGTTGGCTTGGTTTAAATTGATGTTGGTCTCTGTATTCTTGCCTGATGAGTTCACGATGTCAGCTCTTATCAATGCTTGTGGTGACCTTGGAGATATAGCTAAGGGTGAGCAACTCTTGGCCCGGTGTTTTTCATTAGGGTGTATTGCAAACTCTATAGTTTGTAGTGCTGTTATTGACATGTATTCAAAATGTGGCAGACTGTATGATGCAGTTCAGTTGTTTGAAGAGATGACAGTGTGGGATTCAGCTCTCTGCAATTCTATGATCTCGGGTTATGCTCGAAATGGGCTTGTGCTTGAAGCACTGAAGCTTTTTGTTTTGGCGCTGAAGAAGGAGATACGTCCAACTGAGTTCACATTCGCAAGCATTCTCGGTTCAAGTTCTTGTTTCGGCTTGATGGAGCAGGGAATGCAAATACACTGTTATGCTCTTAAGTCAGGTTTCGAGGCAGAGATGGTAGTTGCTAGTGCGCTTCTGGACATGTATATGAAATCTGGTTCATTAGATTCTGCTATTAGAGTCTTTTCATCGATGGATGCCAAAGACTTGGTTTCTTGGAATGCTATGATCATGGGCTTAGCTCAACATGGGCAAGGAGTGGAAGCTTTGAAAATGTTTAGGCAATTGCAAGTTCATGGTCTTCAGCCAGATAGAATTACATTGCTTGGTGCTTTATCTGCTTGTAGATATGAAGCTTTGATTACTGAAGGGAATGCTCTGTTTTCATCAATGGTGGAGAAATATGGAATTGTCCGTGATATTGAACACTATGCTTTGATGGTTGACATGTTCGGACAAGCTGGAATGCTTGAAAAGGCGATAAATATTATCGAGACTATGCCTTTCAAGCCTGATGAATCAGTTTGGGGGTTGCTTCTCGAGACTTGTAGAATTCATGGAGATCTTGTATTTGCTGAAATGGTTGCAAAGAAGGCATTGGAATTAGAACCTCGCTTTGCACTTCCTTATGTTGTATTAGCTAAAATATATGAAACAAGAGGAAAGTGGGAGAGCATGGTTCGATTGCGGAGAAGCATGAAAGATAGATGTGTGATCAAGGTCAGAGGACACAGCTGGATAAGCATCAAAAATGAAATCTTTGTTGCTAAATCTAGACAGATACTGCACTTTGAAGGTGAAACTATTTACACAATACTGAATTTATTGCTTTTAGACATGAAAAGGCAAGGCTATGTTCCTGAGCAACACGAAATATTTGAAAATGGAGAAGAGTGA
- the LOC120276183 gene encoding NAC domain-containing protein 104-like, producing the protein MDGLPPGFHFFPSDKELVGHFLYRKAARLPCQPPIIPTLDLKLYKPWELHGKALQAGNYWYFFTRRTTERASNHGYWIDFNNDEPVSIGNDMVGLKKTFVFYQTTEEINTNWVMHEYHLLNGIVRHNSNSSSSSKKRKDPKIECNKWALCRVSEVNQDSQTGLLNDEEAELSCLDEVFLSLDDLDEISAMK; encoded by the exons ATGGATGGACTTCCACCTGGTTTCCATTTCTTCCCTTCCGACAAAGAGCTCGTTGGACATTTCCTCTACCGAAAGGCGGCTCGACTACCTTGCCAACCTCCCATTATCCCTACACTTGACTTAAAGCTCTACAAACCATGGGAGCTTCATg GTAAAGCTTTGCAAGCTGGAAATTATTGGTATTTCTTCACCCGGAGAACTACTGAAAGAGCTTCAAATCATGGATATTGGATTGATTTCAATAACGATGAACCAGTGAGCATTGGCAATGACATGGTTGGATTGAAGAAGACCTTTGTGTTCTATCAAACTACTGAGGAGATTAACACCAATTGGGTGATGCATGAGTACCATTTATTGAATGGCATTGTTAGACATAACAGCAATAGTAGTAGctcatcaaagaaaagaaaagatccAAAAATA GAATGCAACAAGTGGGCTCTTTGTAGAGTTTCAGAGGTGAATCAAGACTCGCAAACGGGCTTACTCAATGACGAAGAAGCTGAACTTTCTTGCTTGGATGAAGTGTTCTTGTCTTTGGATGATCTTGATGAAATAAGTGCGATGAAATAG